In Candidatus Poribacteria bacterium, one genomic interval encodes:
- a CDS encoding TolC family protein has protein sequence MRRLRRWWLPLGISMLILWFGGVPPGFSQFPLFPKSPSEDKLKTLFEKLDSMSKVDLSKPLTLRECIDIALERSPDAILSRLSVITSELSLNDARSRYFPQIYLNGTYLFSDRIEFGFEKENYDLGLSASYTIWDHGHREAEVAQGREDLKAAQQRREGQIQQIIYDVTRAYYNLLKAQRLVEVDEEILRIARQNTERVRAFMEAGKKIEADVLAAEVREANDELQLVQDKNNLEIARADLAMAMGLDPASRIQVVDDTGYKRFIVLGKLEPEELRLDEAIDRALKNRAELKEMRAKIKAAEWGLFLAKIDRYPKITAEYSYDVNLDDYLRERESFKDHRSWRAVAKLSFPLFDGGVSRRREQRYEIQLRDLKECYKSLQRQIMLEVRQNYLNIMRTRKQLEILDKQVRNAKANLDVTTGRYEQEVATELEVAEARSLYAQAMTNRVRAYYDYKIAQAALRKAIV, from the coding sequence ATGCGGAGATTAAGAAGATGGTGGCTTCCGCTGGGCATTTCGATGTTGATCCTTTGGTTCGGCGGGGTTCCCCCGGGTTTCTCCCAGTTCCCGTTGTTTCCGAAGTCCCCCTCAGAGGATAAACTGAAAACGCTGTTTGAGAAGCTGGATAGTATGAGTAAGGTTGATCTCTCCAAGCCTCTTACCCTCCGAGAATGCATCGATATCGCCCTGGAGAGATCGCCCGACGCCATTCTATCTCGGCTCAGCGTTATCACCTCTGAGCTCTCACTCAACGATGCCAGATCCAGATATTTCCCTCAGATCTACCTCAACGGGACCTATCTCTTCTCGGATAGGATAGAGTTCGGCTTTGAAAAGGAAAACTACGATTTAGGGCTCTCAGCCTCATACACGATATGGGATCACGGCCACAGGGAAGCGGAGGTGGCTCAAGGGAGAGAAGATCTGAAGGCCGCTCAACAGAGGAGAGAGGGTCAGATTCAGCAGATCATCTACGATGTGACGCGGGCGTATTATAACCTTCTCAAGGCGCAGAGGCTCGTGGAGGTCGATGAGGAGATATTGAGGATCGCGCGGCAGAACACGGAGAGGGTGAGGGCATTCATGGAGGCGGGGAAGAAGATAGAAGCCGACGTGCTGGCGGCGGAGGTCAGGGAGGCTAACGATGAGCTACAGCTCGTCCAGGATAAAAACAACCTCGAGATAGCCAGGGCCGACCTGGCCATGGCCATGGGGCTTGATCCGGCCAGCCGGATACAGGTGGTGGATGACACCGGATATAAAAGGTTCATTGTGCTGGGGAAGCTGGAACCGGAGGAACTGAGGCTCGATGAGGCGATAGATAGAGCGCTCAAAAACAGGGCCGAGCTGAAGGAGATGAGGGCCAAGATAAAGGCCGCTGAATGGGGGCTGTTCCTGGCCAAAATCGATAGATACCCTAAGATCACCGCCGAGTACAGCTACGATGTGAACCTGGACGATTACCTGCGGGAGAGGGAAAGCTTCAAGGATCACAGAAGCTGGAGGGCGGTTGCAAAGCTCTCATTCCCCCTGTTTGACGGAGGGGTGTCTAGGAGACGTGAACAGCGATACGAGATTCAATTGAGGGATCTAAAGGAGTGCTACAAGTCTCTCCAGCGTCAGATAATGCTTGAGGTCAGACAGAACTACCTTAACATAATGAGGACGAGGAAGCAATTGGAGATACTGGACAAACAGGTTAGAAATGCCAAGGCGAACCTCGATGTGACGACAGGAAGATACGAGCAGGAGGTGGCTACCGAGTTGGAGGTGGCTGAGGCCAGGAGCTTATACGCTCAGGCGATGACGAACAGGGTTCGGGCATACTACGACTATAAGATCGCTCAGGCGGCCCTTAGGAAAGCTATAGTCTAG
- the era gene encoding GTPase Era codes for MRSGYVSIVGEPNVGKSTLLNVMLGEKLSIVTPKPQTTRNRITGILTTDEYQIIFLDTPGLLKPRYKLQEYMQEAVRGAVNDADVILYMIDVSRPPKERSERDILRMLRESNKVVILVMNKIDLVSKPMLLPMIASYKDKMDFAEIVPISALKNDGVDILIDVIVKYLPEGPQLYPEDQISDMPLRFFVAETIREKVFLLTKQEIPYASSVLVEEFKEREEGAATYIRATIYVERESQKGIIIGRGGNMLKKIGMEARREIEAFLGSPVYLDLWVKVKEGWRRNPRDLRELGYAP; via the coding sequence ATGAGATCCGGATACGTCTCCATAGTCGGCGAGCCGAACGTAGGCAAATCGACCTTGCTCAACGTGATGCTTGGGGAGAAACTCTCAATAGTCACGCCCAAACCCCAAACGACCCGTAACAGGATAACCGGCATCCTGACCACGGATGAGTATCAGATCATATTTCTCGACACTCCCGGCCTGCTGAAACCCAGATATAAGCTGCAGGAGTATATGCAGGAGGCGGTCAGAGGGGCGGTGAATGACGCCGATGTGATACTTTATATGATAGACGTCTCCCGCCCGCCGAAGGAGAGAAGCGAGAGGGATATACTGAGGATGCTACGTGAATCGAACAAGGTCGTGATCCTGGTGATGAACAAGATAGATCTCGTATCCAAACCGATGCTTCTGCCTATGATCGCCTCATACAAGGATAAGATGGATTTCGCCGAGATCGTGCCGATCTCCGCCCTTAAAAACGACGGCGTGGATATACTGATCGACGTGATAGTGAAATACCTGCCCGAGGGACCTCAGCTATATCCTGAGGATCAGATTAGCGATATGCCCCTGAGGTTCTTCGTCGCCGAGACGATACGCGAGAAGGTCTTTCTCCTAACAAAACAGGAGATACCATATGCCTCCTCCGTCCTCGTAGAGGAGTTCAAAGAGAGGGAGGAAGGGGCAGCCACTTATATCCGGGCGACGATCTACGTGGAGAGGGAATCGCAAAAGGGGATAATAATCGGGAGAGGAGGAAACATGCTTAAAAAGATAGGTATGGAAGCGCGACGCGAGATAGAGGCCTTCCTCGGTTCACCTGTCTATCTCGATCTATGGGTCAAGGTGAAGGAGGGTTGGCGTCGCAACCCGCGCGACCTGAGGGAGTTGGGATACGCCCCCTGA
- a CDS encoding ABC transporter permease, which produces MRIKENLRIAYRSLMANKTRSLLTMLGIIIGVGAIITMISIGRGARQDISERIKSLGTNVLVVTPGAQRRGARVFGRGTVRTLKIDDVEAIERRVPYITVVVPELAGGAQIKYKDKNTNAPVVGTTPEYQVVMNFHPEKGSFFSDLDVLYMRRVCALGKTVVEDVFGDEDPVGKTIRINNIPFKVLGVMEEKGGPPWRSPDNWIIVPVTTAQKRLLGTDYLRAINVQVVSQKYMDEVEKKLEKVLRIQHKLPANKEDDFSIRRQTEFLEMIEQTGKSFTYLLGGIAAISLIVGGIGIMNIMLVSVTERTREIGIRKSVGAKRRDILIQFLMESLVLSLIGGGIGIAFGIGGSKLISHLAGWRTVVSWDSISLAFFFSATVGIFFGIYPARKAARLNPIEALRYE; this is translated from the coding sequence ATGAGAATTAAGGAGAACCTCCGCATCGCCTATAGAAGCCTCATGGCCAACAAGACGCGCTCGCTCCTGACGATGCTGGGGATAATCATCGGGGTCGGCGCCATCATCACCATGATCTCAATCGGCAGAGGCGCGAGGCAGGACATATCGGAGAGGATAAAATCCCTCGGCACAAACGTGCTGGTGGTAACTCCAGGGGCGCAGCGAAGAGGCGCGAGGGTTTTCGGCAGAGGAACGGTCAGAACGCTGAAAATCGATGACGTCGAGGCGATAGAGAGAAGGGTGCCGTATATCACGGTGGTCGTTCCGGAACTCGCCGGAGGAGCTCAGATAAAATACAAGGATAAAAACACCAACGCCCCGGTCGTGGGAACCACCCCCGAATATCAGGTGGTGATGAACTTCCATCCCGAAAAGGGCTCCTTCTTCTCCGATCTCGATGTGCTTTATATGCGTAGGGTCTGCGCCCTCGGCAAGACGGTGGTGGAGGATGTCTTCGGAGATGAGGATCCTGTGGGCAAGACGATAAGGATCAACAACATACCGTTCAAGGTCCTGGGTGTGATGGAGGAGAAAGGCGGTCCGCCGTGGAGGAGCCCTGACAACTGGATCATCGTCCCTGTTACGACAGCTCAAAAGCGACTGCTGGGCACCGATTACCTCCGCGCCATAAACGTCCAGGTGGTCAGCCAGAAATATATGGATGAGGTCGAGAAAAAATTGGAGAAGGTTCTGAGGATACAACACAAGTTGCCGGCAAATAAAGAGGATGATTTCAGTATTCGTCGACAGACCGAGTTCCTTGAGATGATAGAGCAGACGGGCAAGAGCTTCACTTACCTCCTGGGCGGTATAGCAGCTATCTCGCTCATAGTCGGCGGGATAGGGATCATGAACATCATGCTGGTGTCGGTCACTGAGCGAACCCGCGAGATAGGGATTCGCAAATCGGTCGGCGCCAAAAGGAGGGATATACTGATCCAGTTCCTCATGGAATCGCTGGTCTTAAGCCTGATAGGTGGAGGTATCGGGATCGCCTTCGGCATAGGAGGTTCAAAGCTTATCTCCCACCTGGCCGGCTGGAGAACGGTGGTCTCATGGGATTCCATCTCCCTCGCGTTCTTCTTCTCCGCCACCGTGGGCATCTTCTTCGGGATATATCCGGCCAGAAAGGCGGCAAGGCTCAATCCAATTGAAGCCCTGAGGTATGAATGA
- a CDS encoding efflux RND transporter periplasmic adaptor subunit: MRKWIVIGIVVVALGVGAFLGRGRIFSRPESKASEIQTAIVKRGDITVTVEATGTIEPLTIVEVKSKASGKIIKMPIEEGDTLKEGDLIAEIEKTYVQADVDKAQADLTAAKARLAQAETSLELQKQQYEIQLKQAEERVKSAQARVDQLRVEIEQERESNARAIEEAKANLESAKLQLKLAQEPRAEEVKRAEANVAQAKANLDLARAEYERAKALYDRKFVPKSELDSAKSKLDTAQAQYDSALEQLNMVKNPSREDEIKLAQLKVKKAELALTSAQERAKTSIASLQKSLEQAIAQLEEAKANLESVKANQAQIKLREKDVEEAQASVVRAEVALKSAQDRLADTLVTAPISGTILKKYVEEGQVISSSLQAIAGGGTPLVTMADLGRVYVKVDVDETQIGYVRPGQPVSIVVDAYPDKTFEGVVLKIAPQGETLQNVTTFKVTTEIKNPSGILKPGMNATVEITVADKKGVLLVPNEAIKEIRGRKFVIPVVNGRPVRPRMIETGVTDYEYTEVISGLSEGDVVMIGGFPKLSEGEQVPPWMRGSRGLMGTFGRMQREAQRKQGGGRPPGPPPPPPPRR; encoded by the coding sequence ATGAGAAAATGGATTGTTATCGGGATCGTCGTAGTGGCACTTGGAGTGGGGGCGTTCCTCGGCAGGGGAAGGATATTCTCAAGGCCCGAAAGCAAGGCATCCGAGATACAGACGGCGATCGTCAAACGAGGTGATATCACCGTCACGGTGGAGGCCACGGGAACCATAGAGCCTCTGACCATCGTTGAGGTCAAATCCAAGGCGAGCGGGAAGATCATAAAGATGCCGATTGAGGAGGGTGACACGTTGAAGGAAGGGGATCTGATAGCCGAGATAGAGAAAACTTATGTCCAGGCCGATGTGGATAAGGCGCAGGCTGATTTAACCGCCGCAAAGGCACGCCTTGCTCAGGCGGAGACCAGTCTCGAACTTCAAAAGCAGCAGTATGAGATACAGCTTAAACAGGCCGAGGAGAGGGTGAAATCAGCCCAGGCTCGGGTCGATCAGTTGCGGGTGGAGATAGAACAGGAAAGGGAATCAAACGCACGGGCCATCGAGGAGGCGAAAGCCAACCTGGAATCGGCAAAGCTTCAGCTCAAACTGGCCCAGGAACCCCGAGCTGAGGAGGTGAAGAGGGCCGAGGCAAACGTGGCACAGGCGAAAGCCAATCTGGATCTGGCTCGGGCAGAGTATGAGAGGGCCAAAGCGTTGTATGATCGGAAGTTCGTTCCTAAATCTGAGCTGGACTCGGCCAAATCCAAGCTGGACACGGCCCAGGCCCAGTATGACTCGGCCCTTGAGCAGTTGAACATGGTGAAGAATCCCTCCAGGGAGGATGAGATAAAGCTGGCGCAGTTGAAAGTCAAAAAGGCAGAACTGGCCCTCACCTCCGCTCAGGAGAGGGCCAAAACCAGTATAGCCTCGCTCCAGAAAAGCCTGGAGCAAGCCATCGCCCAACTTGAGGAGGCTAAGGCCAATCTGGAATCGGTCAAGGCCAATCAGGCACAGATCAAGCTGAGAGAGAAGGACGTGGAAGAGGCCCAAGCCAGCGTCGTCCGGGCAGAGGTGGCCCTCAAATCGGCCCAGGACAGATTGGCCGATACCCTCGTTACCGCACCGATATCGGGGACGATACTTAAGAAATACGTCGAAGAGGGGCAGGTCATCTCATCAAGCCTCCAGGCGATAGCCGGTGGGGGAACTCCCCTGGTCACGATGGCCGATCTGGGAAGGGTCTACGTCAAAGTTGACGTGGATGAGACACAGATAGGATATGTGAGACCCGGCCAGCCGGTATCGATCGTGGTGGACGCCTATCCCGATAAGACCTTCGAGGGCGTGGTGCTCAAGATAGCGCCACAGGGTGAAACCCTACAGAACGTGACCACCTTCAAGGTTACCACCGAGATCAAAAACCCATCCGGAATACTGAAACCGGGGATGAACGCCACGGTGGAGATCACCGTCGCGGATAAGAAGGGGGTGCTTCTCGTGCCGAACGAGGCCATCAAGGAGATCAGAGGTCGAAAGTTCGTTATCCCCGTGGTAAACGGCAGACCGGTAAGACCCAGGATGATCGAAACTGGCGTCACCGACTACGAATATACTGAGGTGATATCCGGCCTCTCGGAGGGAGATGTGGTTATGATCGGCGGCTTCCCGAAGCTCAGTGAAGGAGAACAGGTCCCTCCCTGGATGCGAGGAAGTAGAGGGCTGATGGGAACCTTCGGACGGATGCAGCGGGAAGCCCAGAGAAAACAGGGCGGAGGAAGACCGCCGGGCCCGCCACCGCCTCCGCCGCCGAGGAGGTAG
- a CDS encoding ABC transporter ATP-binding protein, producing the protein MIVMEDIHKIYLMGEVEVPALRGVSLEVKAGEFVAIMGPSGSGKSTLMNIIGCLDVPTSGRYWLEGVEVSGLNDNQLAEIRNRKIGFVFQTFNLIPRENVIHNVELPMIYSDVPEKERIERAREMLETVGLAHRAKHRPAELSGGERQRVAIARALVNNPSIILADEPTGNLDSRTGAEIMGIFRRLNENGITIVLVTHEREIASYAHRIIHLRDGVIEEEERV; encoded by the coding sequence ATGATCGTGATGGAGGATATACACAAGATCTATCTCATGGGAGAGGTCGAAGTTCCAGCGCTGAGGGGGGTATCGCTTGAAGTTAAGGCCGGAGAGTTCGTGGCCATCATGGGGCCCTCCGGTTCCGGGAAATCGACCCTGATGAACATAATCGGATGTCTGGACGTCCCCACGAGCGGCAGATACTGGCTGGAAGGCGTCGAGGTGAGCGGGCTGAACGATAATCAGTTGGCCGAGATCAGAAACAGGAAGATAGGATTCGTCTTTCAGACCTTCAACCTGATCCCCAGAGAGAACGTAATCCATAACGTGGAGCTGCCCATGATCTACAGCGATGTGCCCGAAAAGGAACGGATTGAAAGGGCACGCGAGATGTTGGAGACGGTCGGTCTTGCACATAGGGCGAAACACAGGCCGGCTGAGCTATCAGGAGGCGAAAGACAGAGGGTGGCTATAGCCCGTGCCCTTGTGAACAACCCGTCCATCATCCTCGCCGATGAGCCTACGGGAAACCTGGACTCCAGAACGGGGGCGGAGATCATGGGTATATTCCGGAGACTAAACGAAAACGGGATAACCATCGTCTTAGTAACTCATGAGCGTGAGATAGCATCATACGCCCATAGGATCATTCACCTGAGGGATGGAGTGATAGAGGAGGAGGAAAGGGTATGA